The Erigeron canadensis isolate Cc75 chromosome 1, C_canadensis_v1, whole genome shotgun sequence genome segment GAAGAGGTCGTTGAAGAATTTTCCATTTACCTTTGAGGACACCAAAAGCTCGCTCGACATCTTTTCTGGCCGCCTCTTGcaatttcttgaatcttttttccttAGGGTCGGTTGGATACGGGTATGCTTTAACAAGTGTTGACCACTTGTTGTAGATCCCATCACTAAGCCACGTTTATAATCTCGCCCATTCACGTGGAATGAAGAATCCGGAGCCGTTCCGTTACGGGCTGTAACATACAAATCGGATTGGTTCaacacgttgatgtcgttgttcgaccCCGGGACACCGaaaaaagcatgccaaatccacaaatcatgTGACGTGGTGATTTCAAGCATAATAGTTGGACCGTTGTGGTCACCCCTCGTGTATTGCCCTCTCAAACGTCTAGGACATGCCGACCACTCGACATGTGTGCAatcgatgctaccaagcatcccAGGCATATGATGACGAAGCTCGTGGGCCTCGAAGATGCGTGCAACGTCGTGTGACGTCGGCCTGCGTAGGTACTCTCGGCTATACAACCGAATGATGGCGTCACAAAAATAATCAAGGGTCTCTCGTGCGGTTCTGGCTGCCATGCACAAATACTCGTCATACTCGTCTGGTGCGTTACCCGTCGCGAGTGCCTAACGGCGGATGTGCATTTTTGTATCGCCGTAAAACTTTTTCCTCTTGCATCGTAACGTTCTTGGAAATACGGGAAGTTTGCTTCAATGTCGCGCACGATATCTAAAAACATGGTCTGTCCATTCGAAACTTCTTTCGAAAGCAATCGTCTTCGTattttggttgttgaacgaaccAATCGTTCAAAAGAGTATCAAGACCAATTTCCCGATGCCGATCCGTATACCGTCGAGTTTGAGGAGCACTAGAAGTTGCCGTATCTTCAAGAAAGTGTAACGCGTTAACAAAGAATTCCATAGAGCTATCGTTTGACTCGTCGGGAGAGTCGCTCGAATTATCCAAAATACCGGAAGCCATATTTTTTGGTGTTGGGTGTAagaaattagtgatgaaaaggttggggtgtttgaattttataaaaatgtagtgaAAATGAGAGTAGTTGTGTGTtgtttaaagaagaaaagagtgtatatatatagagaaagaggtaaaagaaaaaaaaaaagacaacggCTACTTCCTCCGCTCCCCTCGCCACGTGTCAAGCCACCAGTGGCTCCTTTCCTGCGCGCGGGCCCCACgctcctttctctctcctcggtGAACCTTCCCCGTTTTCTTCCTTCCGTTCCCCACCCCGACCCCCTGGCGGCGGTGTTCCCAGGCGGGGTCGGGGTTCCCCAATCACCACACCACATCCACTCCCACCCCCCTAATAGAAATCGGTCGTTATAACATACGAGATGACTtatttttatacacattttcAGATTCTTGCTTGTCTTTACTTTTTTCATAACATTGGTCCTTATTTGTTTATCGAGTACAAATCAATTAActaaatgtttataaaaaatttttgttatataacaaactagctaatcaatccgggttcaacccggaccgcttaactaaaaatttaaaacaaaaaatatactctataaaattatgtatgtaatttgttgtcgatATTTGATATGGATATAGATGaacatttatacataaaaaccgattaagatgatgaaaaagtaaaaagtaactaCCGTAAATCAATAGTAGATAtggaattaaaaatatagagcTAGAATACATTATCagttttcatattaattaggaaaaattatgtatgtaatttgttgtcgatatattataatttgatatagaGATAACAACATACTTGGAAtgataaacatttatatataaaaccgaTTAAGGTGATTAGAAAGTAAAAATTAACTACCataaatcaatggtagatatgaaattaaaaatttaaagctcAGTCGatcattttttcatattaattaaaataattaatgttagaaaagtaatataaaaaaagaacgAAATGCAATTTTAGTCCATGTGTTATCACACCATTTGCAATTTTGGTGCAAACATTTGCAAAGTGGCGATTCTGGTGCCACAAATGGAAAAGTTTCGCAATTTTGGTCCATTTTTAACTTTCCGTCCATTTTGCTCCGTTAGAGAGGCCATGTGCCAAGCACTTGATGGGCAATACTATCTTTTCATACGACACAAGGACCATTCTTgcaaattaactcatttttttctaattatttgtttatttatttatcatcatcatcatcaaagaaCAACATCTTTTTATCCAGATTTCTAAACAATTTGttaaatatcaaattaataTCTCTCAACCTCTTTTCCAAAATAACATATCCCCAAATATCATCATATTTTTAAAGGAAACATAACCCCAAATATCTTTCAtttacgtacatatatatatattatacattgtATAGATCCACAAGCGGTGGTGGTTGGTGTTAGTAGCAACTGCTAATGATGGCGGGTGATGGAAGCGGTAGGTGGTGGTTGTGGGTGGTAGAGAAACACACAATGGTGGTGGTTACCGGTGGAAACATATCCGATCGATGCTCCTTTAATGCTGCCACCGTCGCTCCTTCTAATTACAAAACCTATAAATAACCAATCAATGGTTAGCACCACCGAACTTCCAAAATCTCTAAACAAAATGGTGGTTTATGATTATTGTGGTGATGGTGATAATGGGTCACAGATCTGACGGCGGATGAGGAAGACCAGTTGAATCCCCAACCACATCAATGTTCAACCTTGCTCCATGGCCAACGTCCACCTGATTGGCGGCCAACCCTGGTGTGGTGGTTCGTGGCGACTCTGTAGTggttttagggttttcaatGGTTTTTCTTTAGCAGTAAGGGAGGAAAGTCATTAGAATTTGGATCTGATGAATATGTGTTGGTTGCTTCAATTGATTTAAACCTTCAATGAGCATAAAAATGATGATACTACAAAATAGTAGTAACAACAACCGCCATTTTGAAAGCTAAGCTagttgtttctttctttttgtttttatcaaaaagattatctttttaatcaatatatattctAGTCTATTTGTTACGATTAGTATAGTAATAGTTGGTTGGTTGATTGTTGTTGTCGATTACTTTAGTTTATTAATGTCATTTATTAATGTCAAaagtaataaagtttttttttgctattttaattttatgagTAAATGAAAGATTTGgagaaacttttctttttcgGAGTATTGATTacgtttgtgtatatatatgttttttgagaatattgattttaattgttgttgatgataatgAATTCTTGCATATTTTGTTTGAAGATCCAGAAAAtagtttgttgtttgatgatgatcatgataaacatataattaaagAATAGAAAAAGGCTTGAATTCGTTTGCAAGAATGGTCCATTTGTATGAAAAAACAGTATTGCCCATCAAGTGCTTGGCACATGGCCTCTCTAACGGAGTAAAATGGACGAAAAgttaaaaatggaccaaatATGCGAAACTTTTCCATTTGTGGCACCAGAATCGCCACTTTGCAAATGTTTGGACCAACATTGCAAAtggtgtgataacacagggaccaaaaatgcatttcgttctaaaaaaaaggaGATGACATGAGTATTATAGAAAAATAACAGTTGATCATTTTCcatattgattaaaaaaaattaaagttaaaaaagtaATATGAAAAAATGAAGATGACATAGgacataatataaaaaataatttcttaaaaaaaaaaaattattatgacATTGTATATTTATAGGAAATAGCCTAGTGAAAAATGCTGGTATACCACATAGATTATAAAAACCTttagaaacaattttgttttacttATATAAGATAAtaagaaattattattatgacatcatatatttctaaaaaatataggaaacaattttgttttagaaaCATGATATATACTAGGAAATATATTCCATTTTACTTCGTGAA includes the following:
- the LOC122595774 gene encoding uncharacterized protein LOC122595774, with amino-acid sequence MASGILDNSSDSPDESNDSSMEFFVNALHFLEDTATSSAPQTRRYTDRHREIGLDTLLNDCREYLRRPTSHDVARIFEAHELRHHMPGMLGSIDCTHVEWSACPRRLRGQYTRGDHNGPTIMLEITTSHDLWIWHAFFGVPGSNNDINVLNQSDLYVTARNGTAPDSSFHVNGRDYKRGLVMGSTTSGQHLLKHTRIQPTLRKKDSRNCKRRPEKMSSELLVSSKRDGKAISPVHIMDPPVQPVFDESVYAELIDEEVHHRLRYDLTEHVWAQDLAYLDD